In the Paenibacillus pabuli genome, one interval contains:
- a CDS encoding DUF402 domain-containing protein, producing the protein MKRKFGDRANWRRITNRQFTCRFVQSKIFTGYITLYTIQDLKEPLWKTYGGSTFCIADKGYSWLQYYPKGEHFVVTAMFDDQERIVEWYIDTCRSQGITDQGVPWFDDLYLDVVVLKDGEVFLLDEDELEDALSRKHITTGDYDLANRTAKELLHAIDAHVFPYFQLSLKHRQTLFENGEFRKNVQI; encoded by the coding sequence ATGAAACGGAAATTCGGGGACCGCGCGAACTGGCGCCGGATTACGAACCGACAATTTACATGCCGGTTCGTACAATCCAAAATTTTTACGGGTTACATTACGTTGTATACCATACAGGATTTGAAAGAACCTCTGTGGAAAACCTATGGGGGAAGTACTTTCTGCATCGCGGATAAAGGGTATTCTTGGCTGCAGTATTACCCGAAGGGAGAGCATTTTGTGGTAACGGCCATGTTTGATGATCAGGAACGGATCGTTGAATGGTATATTGATACCTGTCGAAGCCAAGGCATCACGGATCAGGGGGTTCCCTGGTTTGATGATCTCTATCTCGATGTTGTCGTCCTGAAAGATGGAGAGGTATTCTTGCTGGATGAAGATGAGCTTGAGGACGCCCTTTCGCGTAAACATATCACCACCGGCGATTATGATCTGGCTAACCGGACGGCCAAAGAATTGCTGCATGCTATTGATGCTCATGTATTTCCTTATTTTCAACTATCATTGAAGCATCGGCAAACCTTGTTTGAGAACGGGGAGTTTCGCAAAAATGTTCAAATCTGA
- a CDS encoding AAA family ATPase, producing MNGRVMAAGGQPGGRPSRQINVVLRNQEPQMLAKEEETPLQAVKGLAKHSHFQEIQGELEQLVGLENIKDLVFEIYAFLQIAQMRSEAGLISGAHVYHMIFKGNPGTGKTTVARIVAKLFQKMGVLSKGHLIEVERADLVGEYIGHTAQKTRDLVKKALGGILFIDEAYSLARGGEKDFGKEAIDTLVKSMEDHKNQFILILAGYSEEIDFFLQTNPGLPSRFPIQVEFPDYSIDQLIQISEIMAKERDYILMPQTILKLKQHLLQEKNESLHAFSNARYVRNAIERSIRHQAVRLLEQYTQGSPGKLELMTIRTEDLKFERK from the coding sequence ATGAACGGACGGGTTATGGCTGCAGGAGGGCAACCGGGAGGCAGACCATCCAGACAAATTAATGTTGTATTGCGCAACCAGGAGCCTCAGATGTTGGCCAAGGAAGAGGAGACACCACTTCAGGCAGTAAAGGGATTAGCTAAGCACAGCCATTTTCAGGAGATTCAGGGTGAGCTGGAGCAGTTGGTTGGGCTGGAAAACATCAAGGATCTCGTATTTGAAATCTATGCATTTTTGCAAATCGCCCAGATGCGTTCTGAGGCAGGCCTAATCAGTGGAGCACATGTGTATCATATGATTTTCAAAGGAAATCCAGGGACAGGAAAAACAACGGTTGCGCGGATTGTCGCCAAGCTGTTCCAAAAGATGGGCGTGCTCAGCAAAGGTCACCTCATTGAGGTAGAGCGGGCCGATCTGGTGGGAGAATACATTGGACATACAGCGCAGAAAACACGTGATCTGGTGAAGAAAGCACTTGGAGGCATCTTGTTTATCGACGAGGCATACAGCTTGGCTCGCGGAGGCGAGAAGGATTTTGGCAAGGAAGCGATTGATACGCTTGTAAAATCCATGGAAGATCATAAAAATCAATTCATACTGATCCTGGCAGGGTACTCTGAAGAAATTGATTTCTTTCTGCAGACCAATCCGGGATTACCATCCCGATTTCCTATTCAGGTTGAATTTCCGGATTACAGTATAGATCAGTTAATACAAATTTCAGAGATTATGGCCAAAGAGCGAGACTATATTTTAATGCCACAGACCATCCTGAAATTGAAGCAGCATTTGCTGCAGGAAAAAAATGAATCTCTACATGCTTTCAGCAATGCTCGATATGTTCGAAATGCAATTGAGCGCTCCATACGTCATCAGGCGGTTCGATTGCTGGAACAGTATACCCAGGGCAGCCCAGGGAAATTGGAACTGATGACGATTCGAACAGAGGATTTGAAGTTTGAGCGAAAGTAA
- the hflX gene encoding GTPase HflX, translating to MTITHDTDQVKKDRAVLVSLITDEVKRSGINPEYSLEELVKLAETAGVEVLSVLSQNRETRDTKWFIGKGKVEELRAIAEELGATTAIFDQELSGAQVRNLEEALDLKIIDRTQLILDIFAQRANTREGIIQVELAQLSYLLPRLSGHGKNLSRLGGGIGTRGPGESKLETDRRHIRGRIDDLKRHLEEVTRHRKLHRERRKKTGIVQVALVGYTNAGKSTLLKQLTAADVYIQDQLFATLDPTSRTMELPSGKEIVLTDTVGFIQNLPHDLIAAFRATLEEVNEADLILHVVDASSAMREDQMRTVHEILQQLGSGDKSQLVLYNKKDACTPEQLEMLPLDKDHMKVSALEEADLLKIRERIQEELTGDTKRFRIPAERGDLTSVLYKVGDVVETTFEENDVIYQVELQKGEYEKYGYLLEDFIEL from the coding sequence ATGACAATTACCCATGATACAGATCAAGTTAAGAAAGACCGCGCCGTATTGGTGAGTTTGATCACAGATGAAGTGAAGCGCTCGGGGATTAATCCGGAGTACTCTTTGGAGGAATTGGTGAAGCTTGCGGAGACAGCAGGCGTTGAAGTGCTGAGTGTATTGTCCCAGAACCGGGAAACTCGTGATACAAAGTGGTTTATCGGAAAAGGGAAAGTGGAGGAGCTTCGTGCAATCGCAGAGGAATTGGGTGCTACCACAGCGATATTCGATCAAGAATTGTCTGGAGCTCAGGTTCGTAACCTGGAAGAGGCGCTGGATCTCAAAATTATCGACCGCACCCAGTTGATTTTGGATATTTTCGCTCAACGCGCGAACACAAGAGAAGGTATCATTCAGGTCGAATTGGCCCAACTTAGCTATTTGCTTCCACGACTATCGGGGCATGGCAAGAACCTCTCACGGCTGGGCGGAGGAATCGGAACACGTGGACCAGGGGAAAGCAAGCTCGAGACGGATCGTCGTCATATCCGGGGACGCATTGATGATCTGAAACGGCATCTGGAAGAGGTTACACGGCATCGCAAACTTCACCGCGAGCGTCGCAAAAAGACGGGCATTGTACAGGTTGCACTTGTAGGCTATACGAATGCAGGCAAATCGACACTGCTTAAACAATTGACTGCCGCTGACGTATATATTCAGGATCAGTTGTTTGCAACGCTGGATCCGACTTCACGTACGATGGAACTTCCGAGCGGTAAAGAAATCGTCCTTACGGATACGGTAGGGTTTATTCAAAACCTTCCCCATGATCTCATTGCAGCTTTCCGTGCAACGCTGGAAGAAGTGAACGAAGCAGATCTTATTTTGCATGTTGTGGATGCATCCTCTGCAATGCGGGAAGATCAGATGAGAACAGTACATGAAATTCTCCAGCAGCTGGGATCCGGGGACAAGTCTCAATTGGTGCTCTATAACAAAAAAGATGCATGTACACCAGAGCAGTTAGAAATGCTTCCTCTGGACAAAGATCATATGAAGGTAAGTGCACTGGAAGAGGCTGACTTGCTGAAGATTCGCGAGCGAATTCAGGAAGAGTTGACAGGCGACACGAAACGGTTCCGCATTCCCGCAGAGCGCGGAGATCTTACATCCGTCCTCTATAAAGTCGGAGATGTGGTTGAAACCACTTTTGAAGAAAATGATGTGATCTATCAAGTTGAGCTGCAAAAAGGGGAATACGAAAAATACGGTTATTTACTTGAAGATTTCATTGAACTGTAA